The following proteins come from a genomic window of Melospiza melodia melodia isolate bMelMel2 unplaced genomic scaffold, bMelMel2.pri scaffold_28, whole genome shotgun sequence:
- the LOC134433859 gene encoding olfactory receptor 14J1-like — translation LHYGTLLGSRACAHMAAAAWATAFLYSLLHTANTFSLPLCHGNALGQFFCEIPQILKLSCSKSHLRELGLIAISSCLVFGCFMFIVFSYVQIFRAVLRIPSEQGRHKAFSTCLPHLAVLSLFLSTAAFAYLKPPSMSSPSLNLALSVLYSVVPPIAD, via the exons ctgcactacgggaccctcctgggcagcagagcttgtgcccacatggcagcagccgcctgggccactgcctttctctattcactgctgcacacagccaatacattttccctgcccctgtgccatggcaatgccctgggccagttcttctgtgaaatcccacagatcctcaagctctcctgctccaaatcccacctcagaGAACTGGGACTCATTGCTATAagttcctgtttggtatttggttgttttatgttcattgttttctcctatgtgcagattttcagggccgTGCTCAGGATTCCTTCAGAGcaaggacggcacaaagccttttccacctgcctccctcacctggctgtgctctctctgttcctcagcactgctgcatttgcctacctgaagccgccctccatgtcttccccatccctgaatctggccctgtcagttctgtactcggtggtgcctcca atagcaGATTGA